The following nucleotide sequence is from Leptodactylus fuscus isolate aLepFus1 chromosome 10, aLepFus1.hap2, whole genome shotgun sequence.
AAATGAAAGCAGACCAAACAATAATGCCTTTTCTATTGACACCATAAAGAATTCCACAGGAGTCTATTTGAGTCTCCTTATGCGAAATAGTTAACGCACTGTAAACGCGACACATTtattttgactgtaagcagccaccGTAGTTCAGGCAGACGTTTGACAGAAATTGTCCTTTTGCGCTTTCCGTACTGTCTGCGCCTGCGCACAGGGTTACTGCAGACTGGGTAATCATGGCGGCGCTCAGGGCCGGGTTACTGGCAGCGGTGACCCGCAGGGCTGCCCTGGCTTCTCTAGCAGGACGGGGAGCCGGTGCCGGGCGGCTGCTGCAGTGCTGTAGTGTCCGGGCAGGTAGGTGACGTGTAGCAGACAACAATGGTCGTCCTCTAGAAAACACAAGCGGAGGGTGTCCGAGTCACCTTCACACTGTGCGGCACAGTGACTGCTCCAATGTAGCGCAGTATACAGCTCATAGCATTGCCTGTACCTGACATGGCAGAGGAAATCCCAATAGGACTGACCCTGGACTTACTGGTAGGCCTGCAGACATACTGTccaatgtgaacatactcttatatGCTACAAATCCATGGCAGAAATATTTCACTTGCATTTTATCATGGGCTCAGCTGCTGAAATCTACGGCCGAGCCAgggcacttttatttttttcggTGCAGTATGAACTGTGTCCTAGACTGTCAATGATAACAAAGAGCGCTGAAGTTTGCATTCTGCATTGAAAGAAGCGAATAAAACATTTAGATCAGCGttcaaaaaaaatcagtgtgaacatacctttagctGTTTTCTGTTGTCCGTCATCGCTGTATAAATATTATGCACTATCACTGACATAAagtgtctaagggctagttcacacagacttcaatgagagccactcgctttttttttccccgctagcgggGACAAAGACACGAGGTTGCCCCTTCTTCCCATGGATTTTGCGGCTGAGACGGCTGTAGCCATTCTtctggcctaatcaggagcagaatgctgcgacaGGATGCCAGTGCTTCGCCATCCCCTCATGGCTAGCCGCATGGAAAgtgattgacaatatctgtaaagcgctgcggaatatgatggcgctatataagtaagcaaaatattgTTCGGGTGGTGAAACCTCCTATAACAGAAGTGTATTCTCACTCTGCCAAGCTCTTTACCCATTCAGTGTCTGCCGGCTTTGTCTGGTCTCCtttcctaaatatatatatatatatatatatatatatatatatatatatatatatatatactgtgtgtgtatatttatatatagtatgtgttaTCAGTGGTCTGATGGACATTCCTGGCATAGAGGtggaacacatataaaacatCTTAAAATAGGCACAAGCCAAACTAATGGATTACATTCTAAActtgtgtttgttttgttttgtttttgtagcATCTGACCTTCCAAAGGATCTTTTGCCTGGACCATACCCCAAGACAGAAGCAGAAAGGGCAGCTGCGGCCAAGAAGTATAACATGATATTAGAGGACTACAAACCTTACCCAGATGATGGCATGGGGTGAGGAGACTCTTATAAGGGTGGTGTTGGTGATAGTATTGCTTTGCACCTAGTAATTGCACTAATAGATTTGGGTTCTGTGAAGCCACCAGGATACACCGTCCCCTTATGATGAGTGGAGATCTGGCCTTTGGTGACAAGTCCTGAGAATGGGGGAGGGGGTAGCAGTGCTCACctcatatatataatttttttattttttcaaatcaGGATCAATGGGGTCCTAGAGGTtgaaccctcactgatcagatgaTGATGGATACCCTTGTTTAGAATTGTTATGCTCTGGAGAGTTTGTGTGTGTCAACAATATGTCTAACCTTCTACATCTATTCACGTCACTGCACTGTTGACTAGTTTTGATGGCCTCCAGACTTCATAAATGACACGTGTGCCACACATGTATGTCCAACACTGTGCCTGTGTAATCTGTAGGTGTTGTAGCATTAGCTTAAATCAAATGAATAATTGTGGTTTCTTCTAGAAGGGTAGGGGCTATAGACTGACAGGGTTATTTGGATGCGTGAAATGCTAAATGAATCTCTGCTACATTTCTATTCCACTATTACAGTTCCTAAAAGCTTGTGTTTAGTGTCTTAAAGCTTGCAATGCGTTCACCTTGGCTTCACCTGTACAATATACATTCTTCATAATCACTGGAGAGAGAGTCCTGGATGTTATTAGCATCTAAATGGAGGGATAGATGTGTGGACATTGCTTGGGTGTTGTGCCTTCAAACCTGCTGATAGTTTCCCTTTAATTGATGCACATATTAGTCATCACTAAGAgattattttttctatatatagaTATGGTGATTATCCAATGCTGCCTGACAAATCCCAGGAAGAAAGAGACCCCTGGTACACATGGGACTATGCTGTATCTAGGAGAAATTGGGGAGAGCCGGTAAGTATCTGGTTGAAAGAGAAGTATGTATATTGTTAGCACAGACAAAAAGTATACTGCGGGGTCGCATGGTGTATGCATCTTGGGGAAATATATCA
It contains:
- the NDUFB8 gene encoding NADH dehydrogenase [ubiquinone] 1 beta subcomplex subunit 8, mitochondrial encodes the protein MAALRAGLLAAVTRRAALASLAGRGAGAGRLLQCCSVRAASDLPKDLLPGPYPKTEAERAAAAKKYNMILEDYKPYPDDGMGYGDYPMLPDKSQEERDPWYTWDYAVSRRNWGEPMHWDFDKFIRVRVDTTPTPVPFGHMCKVLVAFLAGMAVLFYIGEVFPSYSPVAPKQYPYNNLYLEYGGDPDKAPVEEKNHVFK